The sequence aaagattgTAGAGAGAGTTAATGTCATTTATGATAGATGACATTAAAAGCAAAGCATCTCTAATAATTAATATGAACTAGCCGTGTCTGAAACACATTTGGCAGCAAGTAATGCAGCTCTAGCTTCAGTGTAGAGAGTCATTATAGACAAAGAAATCAACCCAAGTATGAGTTGTCTCCTCTGTGATGACACCAAACAACAGCAAGGAAAACACTTTGTTTTCTTACGGCAATGTTAAAATATATCATGTGCCAGCCTGAAGGAAGAGACCATATTGGAGTGGCGAGAGAGCggtagagaaaagaaatgtaAACGCTCAATGATATTTTGTGGAAAGTATATACTCTCATCCAATTGGCAAGGACATGTCGAGGGGAAGTTGATACACCTTTTACTATGTTTTTGTGAAACCACAGTTGGTCACCAAGGACGACAACAAAGAGTAAATGGTTTTGGGTCTCCATCGAGGGGGAGGTTTAAGAAGAGCTTGTGTTTGGAAGAGATATAGCACTATACAAAAAGTTTAAggacacaacaaaatgtcaaaatattttctaaacacctttatttttagttgtggtcggtctaaatgtaatattttataattttatctaaacTTATGGTGGATTGACATCTTGGTTGTTATTAGGGACGGACCCATAGGGGGGCCCAGGTCCCTtggcccaaaaaaaagaaaaaaaaattttgggccCCCCTagctcaaagaaaaaaaaagattttttttaatgattatatatatatatatttcctcaaaaatTTAGAAGACTACTCTTTTAATAAGCCTAACTTAACTAGCAACTACCTAActtaaaaacttaacaaaagcaaaattaaaaaaaaaaaaaatctcacacaGTATTAGAGTACTAGCATTTGGTGCTCTAAATggtaaatatttaatatttaaaacaccaaataccaaaaatgCTGTTGTATGAGACATTTCAAATGCTATATTAAAGTAGCAAAAGTAAGTTTTGGtttgtgaaaatatatttttttgcaacAGTTGATGCTCTTAAGAAATAATattgctttgaatttttttttttgtctttgtttgtaaatgattgcatcttaatgtattaagaaataataattttgtgtattgATCTTGATTGATAGTTTGTTAGTATTATATGGATacccatttgaaaattttattcttcTTATACTTTAACCCTCATAACTTGAAATCCTAAGTTCATCCCTAattgttatgaaattgttataatattttatcgTGTATGTAATGTAATATGGAGCATTCAAAAGTGGAAGGTAATAACTGTGGATGGGCGATGGGATTTAAGCCAACGAGGGGACATTATGTGAAGAGGTGGAGGGGGGTTTCCTCGGGCGTGTTGCATAAAAGGACTACTTTTTGTTGATATTTGGGAATAAAAAGTCTATGGCACATAAaattcacaaaagaaaaattgaatccCTATTGCTGTGTGTATTACGGTAGGATGCGAGTGAACTAAATGGTGAAGGGAGTGACTTTTTTGATTCCTATAGCAAGGCTCATTTGGGAAACAAGATGCAAGGGTAGTCTTGACAAGCAAAACCTTCCATGCAAATTTCCAGCATAAAGAATTTTGAGTGTTCATATCTGCACTTTTCAGAGAAATTTcttagtcattttccaagataGGTCTTGTGGATAACAACAATGATAACAACAAAATCTTAAATTCGTAATTTTGGAGTTGATTATAGATCTTTGACATATTAATTGGGATTGGCCAAATAAGTTGTTTTGACTATGAAGTAACCATTATTATTGAGGTCCAAGTTCCAAAATGATTTATCTTTGGGTGgatacgagagagagagagagagagagagagagagagagagagagagagagagagatgtaacTCTTGAAGGatgcaataaaaaatcaaaaagtgaagaaatttTGTTTCTAATCTATTGCATGGATTCTAGCGATTTAAGGAGGGAGATCCAATTAATATTGCACGATTTTGTGCTTAAAGGAGGTGAAATTATTAGCCATAGCGAAGGACCACGTGGATGTGCTGACATGGTCCTCCCAGCCAATGGTGATATGCCATTTGGAGAAATAGCTAACATCTGCTTACCACACAATAAACTTAAACTTAACTCTAGTTTGGGTTACtctaattaataaatttcaatttcaaaattatgatTTGGCTCATCTAAAAaatgagtctctctctctctctctctctctctgtttagATTAATCCAAACTAGAGTTAAGTTTAAGTTTATTGTATGGTTAAAGCTGACATCAACTATTTTCGCCAAATGGTAGATTACCATTGGCTTGGAGGACCATGTCACCACATCCACATGGTCCTTTGTTGTGACTAATAATTTCTCCTATAGGAGAGGGGTTGATGGAACATTTAATAGTATAGTTGACATTGGTAATGgatacttgtaaaaaaaaaaattggaaagataTCAATGTTGCATTGATTATGTACTCTCCAATGTCAGTGTAAACTCTCTTTTTGGGAAAGaagattgataattttttttgataatcagtGCATACCTTGATAATGACATAGAGCTTGGTTTATAATAACACTGAGtgatttttatttagggttCTTGTTGTTGAGGTGTTTTTAAGGTAATAATTCTTGGGTACATATTTTTACTCCCACATTTAAGTTGACCAACCTTAGGCTTACTTGAGCTAAACTCTTGATCGGTTGTTCTAAGTATGTTTGAGTTGGATTGAGTTTGAAGTGATTTGGCTAAGCTAAATAGGTAACATGAATCCTATGTTGATTGTACGTGTATCAAGGATGAAGTCATCTTTGGTTCAATTTGGGTTTATTTATGCTTTCCTTTTTACTTCCATGGATAGGATAAAAATTAGTGtgttttatcttaaaaaatgattaatataaAAACCTCACTTGAGGGGTTTGGGaaaatgatacttttttttctttgagatcCCAAAGAAAACAACATATTGATCATTCCATTAGTAACAGTAAtggaatattctaaaatttgaaagttgGTAAAGTGGGTATGGTACAGTAAAAATTGTGGAGGATAAGAAGGAATTACAAGAGAGAGCTAGATTTGCGGATATGTTTCGGAGTTTCTAtttgaagtgtttttttttggaagtttgGTGACAAGGAAGGACAACATTTAACCTAAAAAGCTTTCACTAACCAACAATCATAGTTAAGGTTTGGTCAATGaaatcttttcaaattttagaatattttgttACCGTTATTAATAGAGCTAATGTATTGATTTTCTCCAAATCTTAAGGGAGAGACTGCTGTCTCTCTTAAGTTTTGGAGCTGATCTCACTACCGTAAACCTCTCTGTCATTTGCCCCcactccccccaaaaaaatggCATGTAtcatgtatgttttttttttcttcttcccgaAAGTGTAACAGTGATTGCATATGATTCTTATTTTCTACGTAGTCCACACCATCTaacatttttcctctctctaatTACTTAACCTAAGCTTctagatttttttgttatatatatatatataaaatggcCATCTGAGCTTCTCTCCCACTTCCCTTTCTTATTTAAATCTGCGGCTTTCAAAAATTGACTTTGAATTGGAACTAAAAAAACgactttcttataaaaaattctcttcctttttcccAGTCGGAAACACAATGACTCCTCTGGTAAATTGACATCACATTAACCAATTAATTCCATCACGCAGCTCACATTCTCTCCCTCTACTATATTAATTAGGGTCCCCAGGTGccaattattaacaaaatattttaataaagatttgaaacaatttttattgaaaataaagaaagttgtcaaaatattaaatttttttttcctaagtgtTATTCAAAAGGTCAGCTAGTCTATTAACATTTTCCTATTAAAGTTATGTTTGATATTGGTTTGaaaagtcaacttttttttactatttaatttattttttatactatttaacttatttttgattctattaaaaaattttaatatattttttgatattatttatgaattttattgtactattttaattactttttattattttttacgaaatttttaacaaaaaaaaaatttcaatttcaattaagTAAGGGGTTCTAAGCCGATCCTAAATaaagagtaattcttaggtactctcggaTCACGGAGAATGGtgttctctcctctcacatttatggtgggGCCTattcattaaattcatagtgggatccaccatgaatatgagaggagggagcacaatttcactatactccgggagtacttaagaattttctctaaataaaacCCCGCAAATTTTAAGGGTATTATCGTCAGCCAACTTTCCAAATCTAGAGAACGTTCTTTGGTCCTCTGAGCAACCCCTTTTTTAGTGTCGTGGCTGTCACCCATTGGACAGACAGCGCAAACCTCCCAGAATCGCAATATCCACGCACGATCCACAAGGTCATTTTCGTCATTTCACCCAAacaaaccaattttattttttttttattttaaaatttgcaGCAAAGAAAGCAGAATAGCCCCTGGTTTTTCGATTTATAAAAAGCCCAAACGTTTAGTTGACGATCTTCACCACTCCCCATTTCACGCATTCCTGTAAAGcccatcttctctctctctctctctctaagcgTTTTCCCTCATTAGATCCCTCTGcgaagctctctctctctctctctctctctctctctacgaAGGTAAGATTCCAAAAGCCtcgtttttctttctctctttcttcgaATAATCGTGAATACTTGCTTGCTTTTTGATTCATTTTCCTCTGAAAAAAGTTTTCTGAATTTCGTTCGATTTCGATACGATCTCTTCTtctgtgatttgaaattttttttttcctggtgaGTTTTTTTCCATTCGGTTGTTGTTGTTATGGATTTCCGCTTCATTTCTAGGGTTCGATTTgaaggtttttgttgttgttgtgatctgaaggttttgttgtgaaattcATTCGGATCTGTTGTATTTTAGTTCTGCATGCATGTAATTTTTCTTCGAAAACGGAATCTGATTTCGCTAATGGTGCTTGGCGTGTCTGTATGGTGATGATACTACTTTTACTCTCGGATCTGTGCGATCCAGCTGAAAACATATGTTTGTTTTGAGATTTATCAGCTTAGATTTGCATGAGGAAAGTTTATCGAATCCGAATCCGAATCCGAATTGTGATTGATGATGATTATTCATGTTGCGATATGTTAAATCTGAGTGTAAAAATGTGTAGGGATCCGTAGCCAGGACCAGAAATGGGGCTGACATTCACGAAGCTGTTCAGCCGGCTTTTTGCCAAGAAAGAAATGCGAATTCTGATGGTTGGTCTCGATGCTGCTGGTAAGACCACCATTCTCTACAAGCTCAAGCTTGGCGAGATCGTCACAACCATTCCCACCATTGGTGAGTTCCTCAATCGATTCGCTTTCGGGTGCTCATTTGTAGTTTTTGTTAACAattgatatatgtttatttttcgGTGAAATCTACCTACTTTTCGACTAATCGCAAACTTCCAATGTTGAGAGATTCTATAATATACTGATGATAATGCTCTTTACATTTACTTATTCCATTTCTAGTTTAGGTAGTTTTTCTACAATATTCTGTTGTTTGTGGTTGTGGTTCTCACCACTTTAGAAAGGCCTATTTAATGTTTTAGAAATTAGATGAAGTAATTTGTATGGTGTGCCTTATTTTTTGGAAGTATTTCTGTTGGTTAGGCACGCGTAAAGATTGAATCTCAAAACCCAAAGGTGTAACTAATTCTTTGCTTGGCCAAAATGAAGCCCGTTTCGCGAAGTGATCCTTAGGCATGATTTTTGggtgctttttattttatttttgctacgtAATATATATGAATCTTTGAAATCAACCACCTGGTTTTGAAGGAAATGACATTGATCATTGATTTATTATACAAATActattcttgaaaaaaaaaaacctttgctTTTGCAATTTGAACTCTGCcttttggatttattttcatTGACATACCTCATTTTGataataactatcataattttgttttctataaATCATGAgaattatttaaaatgttatattcgAAACTTTATTTGACTAAATTACTATTGTATTGTCCATTGATAATTATTTTCGAATTTCCTATGTAAaaaaatctatgaaaattgAACCTACAAAATTTGTGCAATTGCACTATCCATTTGAACTAATGGGCAAAATTGTTAAGTTCTTTTTTCCCCAATATGTCATGAATCTTTCTACTAGAGGctattattcattaaaaaaggtTGTACCTAGTGCATAAAACTCTTACTTTTGCGGGGTTTGGGAGAGGGGATTGGTAGGCAACCTTATTCCTGTCGTTTTTGAGAGGCTAATTTTTGGACTCCAACTTGGGATTTATCCCTCTTGGTGGAAGAGACTTGCCATTGTACCAAGGCCTGACCTCTTTACTTTAGTTAGGTGCGTGCTTGCACTGTATGCATAGGTTCTAAGAGGCTCGTGCGCTTGATGCTCTAATCGACATCAgtgtttaaatattttgtagTTTAGGAGTTGTGTGTTTGCTGAACATGTAAGTACACAGCTTGTTTAACAGGCCTGAGACATCTTTTTAAGtttgttgtttgattttcttttgttgaaggAGCACATAATTCCATGagtatatgaaaatttttagtATTCTAGTACTCTTTGGTAGATTGAAAACAATCATGATATATGCTTAAATCACTTAAATGTATTTAAGCATATATAAAGAATTgatgaagataaaattttatggTTCACTTAAATcacttaaaattaaaagagaatGTATAAAGGGACCAGTTTTATATGGTGATGCTCTTCTGATTGTCTTcttattctttcctttttatgCTTCCATTAAGTGGACAGGATTTgatactctaaaaaaaaaatttgaaaacttaaTGATATAGTCTtgattaaattcatggtggatTAATGTTATGTAGCAAATATGCTTCATTTACAGGTTTCAATGTGGAGACTGTGGAATACAAGAACATCAGCTTCACTGTCTGGGATGTCGGGGGTCAGGACAAGGTATGGAGTTGAGATCCTTCTTTCAGTCTCATCCTTAACTATTGAAAGGATTTTTATGCCCATAAATACCGTTAGATTTTGGTTCCTCACATTCTTTTAAGGCCTGAagtttgattcttttggatgagatcaccttttttttcctaaaaaagttACCTTATAGTGGAttaatcatgattttttttgtttgttttacagATCCGTCCCTTGTGGAGGCACTACTTTCAGAACACACAGGGTCTTATATTTGTGGTGGACAGCAATGACAGAGACCGAGTTGTTGAGGCGAGGGATGAATTGCATAGGATGTTGAATGAGGTATTTCAGATGGGATTTAAAATGTTATTATAAATTGGGTTGAAGATAGTCATACCtgtaaaaaaaaggatttttaatTAGTGGATAGAATTTGGAGTGAATATGTCATAGTAAATACAATGGCCTGATAATATATCATAAACATGCTAGTAATGACGGAAACTCTTTaatgttgattttttaaattattatttgctaTCTGATTATGTGATCCATCacgaattttattaattttgcagCCTATATGACCAATATTTGGGTGAAGTAACAACTTGTGACGTTTTTTATTTTGcccaaaatattatttattgtagtATAGTTTCATTTGGAATAATTGTGCTTGACTTTTGAGCAAACATTGATTATCAATAATTGTTTTCTGATGTTAACTTCATAATTTATTGTGTTCTATTTAGATTTTTGTAAATTAAGGATTgtttgaaaataatgaaaatgcATTTATCAGTTTGTTTTGAATAGTCATTGATGCATTTATCAGTTTGCCATTTCTGTGTAGTGAATTTTCtgccaaaaataattaataggtAAAGCATTAGTTTAGCTCTGTAATTTGGTGGTATATGCTATAGAAGCAGGTGCATCATTAATAACCCTATCCTCATGGCAGAAGCTGAATGTACCtggaaattttcatttataggGCCCAATATATTGGTTGTAGTTAAGAGTCTTGTGTGGTATTTGATATAGAGCAGGTTCCAGATTAAGGACTTTGCCAGACTGTTTGTGCTGTTACTGAGCAAAAAATACTTGGAGGGATGAATTTAATTGTCAAAGATATATGTCTCTTGTTTTCATGAAGTTTCTTTTCCCATTGAAATTAGAGTCTTGAAAagtctttattatattttaaaaaattcagctTCAGTTTTCTGTATACGAAAGATCATCCTAAAATCTAATGCTATATGGTTTTAGGACGAACTGCGAGATGCAGTGTTGCTTGTATTTGCTAACAAACAAGATCTTCCCAACGCAATGAACGCTGCGGAGATTACTGATAAGCTTGGCCTCCACTCTCTCCGGCAACGTCACTGGTATGCTTTATATGTTCATGTTGCAATGCTGTAATTCATAATAATATCTTTTGTCCAAAGTGGTTCTAATATGATTCATGGTCTTTCCAGGTACATCCAGAGCACCTGTGCAACCTCAGGAGAGGGGCTTTACGAGGGTTTGGATTGGCTCTCTAGCAACATTGCAAACAAGGCAAGTGTTGACACTGATTGTCAAATTTACCATTTTCTGAATTTATTTTAGCCATCATTTTCTCTATCTTGTTGCTTCCTCCCTGTtttctcctcttcttttttgggaGAGAGATATTCTTTTTGTTGTGCATTATTGTACAGAATTATAATGCACTTCTCTTTTTGATGGTtggttctttttcttgttttcttaaaCTGTAGGCATAAAGCTCCTGGGGAGTTGTTTTGTGCACTGGCAATTCTGGATGCAGGGGTGAATATTATCTAGTTCTTTTTAAAGACAGTTGGATTGTGGttatgccttttttttattgcgggaatttctctttttattaggaACTTTGTGGCTATATTGTAATAGAAAAATGTCATGGGATATATATACTTGAGCTTTTGGTCTTGGTTGTATGCAATTCTCCTAGCTGTAATCAGAACCAATTTGTTTCAACTTTTTAATTGGTTTAATACCTATTATGTTGATTCTTGAGGTCGAGAGTGTGTTCTGTGTGTTAGTGAGTAGATTCTGCACTTTTTGAGTATTTTTCCTGGAATAACCAGGGCAGTCTTTTGGGGATTATGAGACCAAGGAACTCATTCTAACATTTGAAAGCATGAGAGTGGTAAGTGGTCTATGTTCTCATGACTAGGTCAGTGCGAGTGCATGTCCTATTGTGGGCTATAATTGCTACGGTAGGTGCTCCTTACTGTTTTCCTGGGAAGCCGATGGTTCTCTTTTTCCAGCTCCCTTGATTAGGCATGTTCGGTAGCTGAAATTGCTGTTAATGACTTCGGTTGTCATCATGATTCATTTTATTTGCACGTTTTACCCAACTTGCTTGGATGCTACCATTGAAAGTGTTACACGCTTCAAGGAAGTATATTACTATTAGCTCTGCTTGGATCAAGTAAATATAGCAGTAAGCTGTCCCATACATACGTTAAGGTGATGTTTCCACTTTCCATATGTTAAGGTGATGTTTCCACTTTCCATGCTGCCAATGATATCAGGTACGTGTTCAATGAGCATCACATAAAGAGATTCAAGGCGTAAAATGGAAGAGTCATTGGATTGGTTGGCCGGCTAACTCATTCAAACTGGTGATGTGGCCACTTTAGCTTgtcttatttctttcttttctctcatttgtttactttttttattcgATATCTCCATCCCGAAGCTGCAcgccttttctttttggagtcTGGCGTGGGTTGATTCCATATAGTAGTTACTAAAAATAGCTTTAAAGGACCATGCCTTTTGGAGAACCTTGATCCTTGATAAACTTTGGAGGCAACAAGTCTAGATAAGTGATGATAGAGATACTACAAACCTTATTGCCTAAACCTTACATGCTACTGACATgtatcaccaatcacaaattgTTGAGGTGACACAAATCATATTCTAATGGAATTGTTTGTAAGCTTTTATCGAATTGTTTGTAAGCTTTTTGTAGTAGGATTAGTATTTTCCAAGTCTAGGAACACactaaatttcacatttttgttAATTGTTGAGTTGGAAATGATCATCTTCCTCACATGATGAAATGAATGTTTTCACTCTTCAAATGGTCATGCACTCTTTCTATTCTTAAGCTAATTGTGAGAGTTTGGTGATTAAAGTACATCTTTTTCTGTTAAAATTTgggattatttttattttggtcattcatATTTAATATGACC comes from Castanea sativa cultivar Marrone di Chiusa Pesio chromosome 3, ASM4071231v1 and encodes:
- the LOC142628176 gene encoding ADP-ribosylation factor 2-like; the protein is MGLTFTKLFSRLFAKKEMRILMVGLDAAGKTTILYKLKLGEIVTTIPTIGFNVETVEYKNISFTVWDVGGQDKIRPLWRHYFQNTQGLIFVVDSNDRDRVVEARDELHRMLNEDELRDAVLLVFANKQDLPNAMNAAEITDKLGLHSLRQRHWYIQSTCATSGEGLYEGLDWLSSNIANKA